In Candidatus Bathyarchaeia archaeon, the following are encoded in one genomic region:
- a CDS encoding nitroreductase family protein yields MDITELVKSRRSIRRFTSTKVSRELITAVLDLARWSPSAHNAQPWRIIVIDDDEVKKKLAAKMGKVWLFDMLKDGVPKGEAEKIVKVESLDRITKSPIVMIACVTMADMYEYPDQRRRKAEYLMATQSVAAYIQTLLLLAHHHGLGACWICAPLFCQEAIKEVLRLPREFEPQAMVIMGYASEKPQLPPRKPLSEICAFNGWISS; encoded by the coding sequence TTGGATATAACTGAACTGGTAAAGTCGAGAAGAAGTATTAGAAGATTCACGTCCACTAAAGTTTCACGTGAACTCATAACTGCCGTTTTAGATTTGGCACGGTGGTCTCCTTCTGCTCACAACGCTCAGCCATGGCGCATAATAGTAATAGACGATGACGAAGTAAAGAAAAAATTAGCCGCTAAAATGGGCAAAGTATGGCTTTTTGACATGCTTAAGGATGGTGTTCCCAAAGGGGAAGCTGAAAAGATTGTGAAAGTTGAGAGTTTGGATAGAATCACAAAAAGCCCAATTGTTATGATTGCTTGTGTAACAATGGCAGACATGTACGAATATCCAGACCAGCGAAGGCGAAAGGCTGAATACTTAATGGCAACTCAAAGCGTAGCAGCATACATCCAAACCCTGCTCCTCTTAGCCCATCACCACGGACTTGGCGCATGTTGGATTTGCGCACCACTTTTCTGTCAAGAAGCTATAAAAGAAGTTCTGCGACTGCCGAGAGAATTTGAACCGCAAGCTATGGTTATCATGGGGTATGCAAGTGAAAAACCGCAGCTTCCTCCTCGAAAACCATTGAGTGAAATATGTGCTTTTAACGGGTGGATTAGCTCTTAG
- the cofE gene encoding coenzyme F420-0:L-glutamate ligase, which produces MSIIQIIGINGLPIIKEGDNLAKLICEAAEKQGTPIRDGDILVVTHVIASRAEGKIVNLDDVVPSEFAKSIAAQFDKDPAMVEVVLRESKSIKRMGDGKLITETKHGFVCANSGVDKSNVPGKRIVALLPDDPDASAERIRQEVKRLTGCDVAVIISDTHGRPLREGEINVAIGVAGIKPIRDRRGEKDLFGYVLRVKQTAVADELCSAAELVIGQADEAVPVALIRGYKYQKFENAKATELVRPPEKDLFL; this is translated from the coding sequence ATGAGCATAATTCAAATAATTGGAATCAATGGGTTGCCAATAATTAAAGAAGGCGACAACTTAGCCAAACTTATTTGCGAGGCAGCAGAAAAGCAGGGAACTCCAATCCGCGATGGAGACATACTCGTGGTTACGCATGTTATTGCTTCGCGCGCTGAAGGCAAAATTGTGAACCTTGATGATGTTGTGCCGTCGGAGTTTGCGAAAAGTATAGCCGCACAATTCGATAAGGACCCTGCCATGGTTGAAGTCGTCCTCCGAGAATCTAAAAGTATCAAGCGAATGGGCGACGGTAAGCTTATCACGGAAACCAAGCATGGGTTTGTCTGTGCGAATTCTGGTGTTGACAAGTCTAATGTGCCTGGCAAAAGGATTGTTGCTTTGTTGCCTGATGACCCAGACGCTTCTGCGGAAAGGATTAGGCAGGAGGTTAAGCGGTTGACTGGTTGTGATGTTGCAGTGATTATTTCGGACACGCATGGGCGTCCGTTAAGGGAGGGTGAAATAAACGTGGCTATTGGAGTGGCTGGGATAAAGCCGATTCGAGACAGGCGTGGCGAGAAGGACTTGTTCGGTTACGTTTTGAGGGTGAAACAAACGGCTGTGGCTGATGAGCTTTGTTCCGCTGCTGAGTTAGTGATAGGACAAGCAGACGAGGCTGTTCCAGTAGCGCTAATCCGCGGCTACAAATATCAAAAATTCGAAAACGCGAAAGCAACAGAACTGGTAAGACCACCAGAAAAGGACCTGTTTCTCTAA
- a CDS encoding stomatin-like protein — protein sequence MFETILLTMIIAPIIVVVIAFLASGVRRVNQYEKGIVERWNAYEKTVEPGLRFIIPFVQRMFRVNMREQVIDVPPQEIITEDNVVVTIDAIIYYQVIDPKRALYEVEDFELAIVKLAQTTLRNIVGEMSLDVCLTSREKINTELRKVLDEATDKWGVKVNRIELQRIDPPSDIQQAMHKQKTAEQERRQMRLIATGRKEAAAQDREAAILRAQGEKAAAILKAEGEAKSIETVAAAQAQAIKMVSESANQYFKENAQLNKKLDVIRDTFAQQTKIVVPSSAEILNVLGLEGAPLIPIKSEKKTNEQAEATRG from the coding sequence ATGTTTGAAACGATACTACTAACCATGATAATAGCCCCAATAATAGTAGTTGTCATAGCGTTTCTGGCTTCTGGAGTGCGAAGAGTAAACCAATACGAAAAAGGAATCGTTGAAAGATGGAACGCTTACGAAAAAACCGTTGAGCCAGGGTTAAGGTTCATAATACCCTTCGTTCAGAGAATGTTTCGCGTCAACATGCGAGAACAAGTCATCGATGTACCGCCGCAAGAAATTATCACAGAAGACAACGTTGTTGTAACAATCGACGCCATAATCTATTATCAAGTGATTGACCCGAAGAGGGCGCTTTATGAAGTGGAAGACTTTGAACTTGCTATAGTAAAGCTTGCGCAGACCACATTGAGGAACATTGTAGGCGAAATGTCGCTGGACGTATGTCTAACGTCAAGAGAAAAAATAAACACAGAACTCAGGAAAGTCTTAGATGAGGCTACAGATAAGTGGGGCGTCAAAGTTAACAGAATAGAACTTCAGAGAATTGACCCCCCAAGCGACATCCAACAAGCAATGCACAAACAGAAAACAGCAGAACAAGAAAGAAGACAAATGAGACTTATAGCAACAGGAAGAAAAGAAGCCGCAGCACAAGACAGAGAAGCTGCAATATTAAGAGCTCAAGGAGAGAAAGCAGCAGCAATACTGAAAGCTGAAGGAGAAGCTAAATCTATAGAAACAGTAGCAGCAGCACAAGCCCAAGCAATAAAAATGGTTTCCGAATCCGCAAACCAATACTTCAAAGAAAACGCTCAGCTAAACAAGAAATTAGACGTTATAAGAGACACATTCGCACAACAAACAAAGATAGTCGTCCCATCATCAGCGGAAATTCTTAACGTACTTGGGCTGGAAGGCGCACCATTGATTCCTATAAAGTCAGAAAAGAAGACAAATGAACAAGCTGAGGCAACGAGAGGATAA
- the dapA gene encoding 4-hydroxy-tetrahydrodipicolinate synthase encodes MAKRKLEGIFVPHVTPFKRDGSLDEKALRTCVRFWLEGGVSGLVSCGSNGEAPYLSREERKKVIETVMDEVSEKTIVIVGTGSISTRETILFTKDAKDAGVDAALVVTPFYFKLSNKEVLKHYEALLETVDLPIILYSVPKFTGYSLEPNLIQQLASKYENVIGVKDSSGNLGTITETIRLVGDKISVLAGTAEVTLPTLIAGGSGAVIAVANVFPKLCNEIYESFKRRNYEKAGKLQQQISHINEILVKKYNQLSSIKEALNILGLPGGYPRMPSLPLEKENRKEIETFVKNLSAMPLYGKIKKL; translated from the coding sequence ATGGCAAAAAGAAAGCTTGAGGGAATTTTTGTTCCACACGTAACGCCTTTCAAACGTGACGGCAGTCTTGATGAAAAAGCGTTAAGAACATGCGTAAGGTTTTGGCTGGAAGGCGGAGTTTCTGGACTCGTGTCGTGTGGAAGCAACGGAGAAGCACCGTATCTATCTAGGGAAGAAAGGAAAAAAGTCATAGAAACAGTGATGGACGAGGTTAGCGAAAAAACAATCGTCATCGTTGGGACCGGCAGCATAAGCACTAGAGAGACTATTCTGTTCACAAAGGACGCAAAAGATGCTGGAGTTGACGCAGCACTTGTGGTCACACCGTTTTATTTCAAACTCTCAAACAAAGAAGTGCTAAAGCATTATGAGGCTTTGTTGGAGACTGTTGACCTTCCAATCATTCTCTACAGTGTCCCAAAATTCACGGGTTATTCTCTCGAACCAAACTTGATACAACAACTCGCATCAAAATACGAAAATGTTATCGGAGTTAAAGACAGCAGCGGAAACCTTGGCACTATAACTGAAACTATAAGGTTGGTTGGCGACAAAATCTCAGTTCTGGCTGGAACAGCCGAAGTAACTCTTCCCACACTAATCGCGGGCGGAAGCGGTGCAGTCATAGCCGTTGCAAACGTGTTCCCAAAACTATGCAACGAAATTTATGAAAGTTTTAAAAGAAGAAACTATGAAAAAGCGGGTAAACTACAGCAACAAATATCGCACATAAACGAAATACTCGTGAAAAAATACAACCAACTATCATCCATAAAAGAAGCACTAAACATTTTAGGACTGCCAGGGGGATATCCGCGTATGCCATCTTTGCCATTAGAAAAGGAAAATAGAAAGGAAATTGAGACTTTTGTGAAAAATTTGTCTGCTATGCCTTTGTATGGAAAAATTAAGAAATTATGA
- a CDS encoding NfeD family protein yields the protein MTMRLTLTIKADELKLAQLLDKFSEQYRATYALKRKNGEFILQMNTDNFGELVRRLNHLKDCIFKVEEIHGGGLLEKLNVKPIKTNVDALVGKETVAKTDVDPINGGVVKLMGELWFCRPEQDKVIKEGTKVRIVRVEGVSLIVEEVEETDV from the coding sequence ATGACGATGAGACTCACCCTTACAATCAAAGCCGACGAGCTGAAACTTGCACAATTATTAGACAAATTCTCAGAGCAATATAGAGCAACTTATGCGCTCAAACGCAAAAACGGCGAATTCATTCTCCAAATGAACACAGACAACTTCGGCGAACTAGTGAGAAGACTAAACCACCTAAAAGATTGCATCTTCAAAGTTGAAGAAATACACGGTGGAGGATTATTGGAAAAACTAAACGTGAAGCCGATAAAAACTAATGTTGACGCCTTAGTCGGCAAGGAAACAGTGGCTAAAACTGATGTCGACCCAATCAATGGTGGTGTAGTCAAGCTCATGGGTGAACTGTGGTTTTGCCGACCAGAACAAGATAAAGTTATAAAAGAAGGAACAAAAGTAAGAATTGTGAGGGTAGAAGGAGTTAGCCTTATAGTGGAGGAGGTGGAAGAAACAGATGTTTGA
- a CDS encoding 50S ribosomal protein L38e yields MPSEIFDEEKFISISERADYCAVKRLKDVVKLKLRTPRKLYTLKVEPAKAEEIIKKLQCEIREI; encoded by the coding sequence ATGCCCTCTGAAATCTTTGACGAGGAAAAATTCATCAGCATAAGTGAGCGTGCGGATTACTGTGCAGTGAAAAGATTAAAGGATGTTGTAAAACTGAAACTGCGCACGCCAAGGAAGCTTTACACTTTAAAAGTCGAACCAGCAAAGGCTGAAGAAATCATAAAGAAACTTCAATGCGAAATTCGTGAAATATAA
- a CDS encoding Coenzyme F420 hydrogenase/dehydrogenase, beta subunit C-terminal domain encodes MSFNKISFEESLGKNVVAAGKCVGCGTCVVICPFGCLEYMKGEPRIVKECKVCGICAQTCPTYEWSWLKVENFVFGRERKAEEEFGVYRRLAVAKAKNSETLEVCQDGGVATALLLFAMEKGIIDGAVVSGIGGEKPFYPIPKLATTQKEIMECAGTKYSYSPNILALTEGIKQKKTSLAFVGTPCQIRAIRKIQMSGLKKYSAPLKFLVGLMCSECFTYEGLMENHIREALGVNLNSIKKMNIKGKMLVTTESEVKAIPLADVKQYVRKSCRFCDDFSSELADISVGGLGLDGWTFVIIRTKEGEELFEAAEKTGIIETRPVEKGEFALSLLLKLSAKKRKTASEEIAQPKS; translated from the coding sequence ATGAGCTTTAATAAGATAAGCTTTGAAGAATCCTTAGGAAAAAATGTTGTCGCCGCAGGGAAATGTGTTGGTTGCGGCACATGCGTTGTCATTTGTCCTTTCGGTTGTTTAGAATATATGAAAGGCGAGCCGCGAATAGTTAAAGAGTGCAAAGTCTGCGGCATCTGCGCACAAACCTGCCCAACATACGAGTGGTCATGGTTGAAAGTGGAAAATTTTGTGTTCGGCAGAGAACGAAAGGCTGAAGAAGAATTCGGCGTCTATCGCAGGCTCGCGGTAGCTAAAGCGAAGAATAGTGAAACACTTGAGGTTTGTCAAGATGGCGGCGTTGCTACGGCACTGTTGCTTTTTGCTATGGAAAAAGGAATTATTGATGGTGCAGTCGTCTCTGGAATCGGTGGTGAAAAACCGTTTTACCCAATTCCAAAGTTAGCCACAACACAGAAGGAAATTATGGAATGTGCCGGAACAAAATACTCCTATTCGCCCAACATTCTCGCATTGACTGAAGGAATTAAACAAAAAAAGACGAGTTTAGCATTTGTTGGGACGCCTTGCCAAATTCGTGCAATAAGAAAAATACAAATGTCAGGCTTAAAGAAATATAGTGCGCCTCTAAAATTTTTAGTTGGACTCATGTGTTCAGAATGCTTCACTTACGAGGGACTAATGGAAAACCACATCAGAGAAGCATTAGGCGTAAACTTGAACTCGATAAAAAAGATGAATATTAAAGGAAAAATGCTCGTCACAACAGAGTCAGAAGTAAAAGCTATTCCCTTAGCTGATGTTAAGCAATACGTCAGAAAAAGCTGCAGATTCTGCGATGACTTCAGCTCTGAATTGGCAGACATATCCGTCGGCGGTCTCGGACTCGACGGCTGGACTTTCGTGATAATACGCACAAAAGAGGGAGAAGAACTCTTTGAAGCAGCAGAAAAAACTGGAATAATTGAAACTCGACCAGTAGAAAAAGGCGAGTTTGCGCTTAGTTTACTCTTAAAGCTTTCAGCGAAAAAACGAAAAACCGCAAGCGAAGAAATAGCTCAGCCTAAGAGCTAA
- the cofD gene encoding 2-phospho-L-lactate transferase has protein sequence MGFVTALAGGVGAAKLLRGLIQIIPPQDLVIVGNTGDDAELYGLHISPDLDIIMYTLAGIIDETKGWGVSGDTFNCLDLLGKLGLETWFKLGDRDLAVHILRTKMLKEGMTLSRVTTELCKMFGVEAKLVPMSNDPVRTKVLSGMLRLEFQEYFVKRETKDAVTGVLFEGAENAKPTPGIIKAIREADRVVVCPSNPILSILPILAVSPIRKELQKTNAYVVGISPIIGGKALKGPADKIMASMGLEASAYGVAKFYADFLDHFIIDKVDEDYKRRIEELDVKVTVTDTVMKTLEDSIRLAKIAMEVK, from the coding sequence ATGGGATTCGTGACAGCTCTTGCTGGCGGAGTAGGTGCAGCCAAACTGTTACGCGGTCTTATTCAGATAATCCCACCGCAGGATTTAGTGATTGTTGGTAACACAGGCGACGATGCAGAACTTTATGGACTCCATATAAGCCCAGACTTGGACATAATCATGTACACGCTAGCCGGGATTATTGATGAAACGAAAGGGTGGGGCGTTTCTGGCGACACATTCAACTGCCTCGACTTGCTGGGTAAGCTTGGACTTGAAACATGGTTTAAGCTTGGCGACCGCGATTTGGCAGTTCATATCTTAAGAACAAAAATGTTGAAGGAAGGCATGACGCTTTCACGGGTCACAACAGAACTCTGCAAGATGTTTGGAGTCGAAGCCAAACTCGTGCCCATGAGCAATGACCCTGTGAGAACTAAAGTATTGTCGGGCATGCTTCGCCTTGAGTTTCAGGAATACTTTGTAAAAAGAGAAACCAAAGATGCAGTAACTGGCGTGTTGTTTGAGGGAGCAGAAAACGCTAAACCCACACCTGGCATAATCAAGGCAATAAGGGAAGCAGACCGCGTTGTCGTATGCCCAAGCAATCCTATATTGAGCATATTGCCTATACTCGCAGTTTCGCCAATCAGAAAAGAGTTACAAAAAACTAATGCGTATGTTGTTGGCATCAGCCCAATCATAGGCGGAAAAGCGCTCAAAGGACCAGCAGATAAAATTATGGCTAGTATGGGATTGGAAGCCTCAGCATATGGCGTGGCTAAATTTTATGCAGACTTTCTTGACCATTTCATAATAGATAAGGTCGATGAAGACTATAAGAGACGGATAGAAGAGTTAGACGTAAAAGTAACTGTTACTGATACGGTAATGAAAACTCTGGAAGATTCTATTCGTTTGGCTAAAATCGCCATGGAAGTGAAGTGA